In the Polyangiaceae bacterium genome, one interval contains:
- the ftsH gene encoding ATP-dependent zinc metalloprotease FtsH: MKQPHKTLLLWVVLIVAFLAIWQFLSPDGPQRQPMPFSEFMALVEAPREQRHVDAVEIKDREYTFQIKNPASKGAPERGISIGPESDEVVTELLKHNVKVSFQKDETNPFLSTTLTILLPMLFLLVLFYLFMRQLQAGGGKAMSFGKSRARLLNEAQNKITFADVAGIDEAKDEVEEIIAFLKDPKKFQKLGGRIPKGVLMMGPPGTGKTLLARAIAGEAGVPFFSISGSDFVEMFVGVGASRVRDLFEQGKKHAPCIIFIDEIDAVGRHRGAGLGGGHDEREQTLNQLLVEMDGFESNEGVIIIAATNRPDVLDPAILRPGRFDRRIIVPRPDVRGREGILGVHTKKVPLSTDVDLAILAAGTPGFVGADLENLVNEAALLAARQDKDAVGMIDFELAKDKVLMGSERRSMVMSEQERRTAAWHEAGHTLVGMMVEGNDAVHKVSIIPRGAALGVTQFLPQEDRHLMTRGQTLARIAMALGGRVAEEIVFNEVTTGAQDDIKRATRLARSMVCELGMSERLGPVAYGENEESVFLGREFASRREDYSEATAREIDQEVRAIIDKQYQVAQQVINEHRSQLDRLAEALLERETLDSAEIRASVDGRELPAKEKVVIPTWADKRAQQQKEKKRPASIFGAPKPATG; this comes from the coding sequence GTGAAGCAGCCCCACAAGACCCTTCTGCTATGGGTCGTCCTCATCGTCGCGTTTTTGGCCATCTGGCAGTTCCTCAGCCCGGACGGGCCGCAGCGACAACCCATGCCCTTCAGCGAGTTCATGGCATTGGTCGAGGCACCTCGCGAGCAGCGGCACGTCGATGCGGTGGAGATCAAGGACCGCGAGTACACCTTCCAAATCAAGAACCCCGCGAGCAAGGGTGCGCCCGAGCGCGGGATCAGCATCGGTCCGGAAAGCGACGAGGTCGTCACCGAGCTGTTGAAGCACAACGTGAAGGTCAGCTTCCAGAAGGACGAAACGAATCCGTTCTTGTCCACCACACTGACCATCCTGTTGCCGATGCTGTTCTTGCTGGTGCTGTTCTACCTCTTCATGAGGCAGCTGCAGGCCGGCGGCGGCAAGGCCATGAGCTTCGGCAAGAGCCGAGCTCGGCTGCTGAACGAAGCGCAGAACAAGATCACCTTCGCCGATGTCGCGGGCATCGACGAGGCCAAGGACGAAGTCGAGGAGATCATCGCCTTCCTGAAGGACCCGAAGAAGTTTCAGAAGCTGGGTGGGCGCATTCCAAAGGGTGTGCTGATGATGGGGCCGCCGGGGACCGGAAAGACCCTGCTGGCACGGGCCATTGCTGGTGAGGCTGGGGTGCCGTTCTTCAGTATTTCAGGCTCCGACTTCGTCGAGATGTTCGTGGGTGTGGGCGCGAGCCGCGTGCGCGACTTGTTCGAGCAGGGCAAGAAGCACGCTCCCTGCATCATCTTCATCGACGAAATCGACGCGGTGGGCCGCCACCGCGGCGCGGGTCTGGGCGGTGGCCACGACGAGCGCGAGCAGACGCTCAATCAGCTTCTGGTCGAGATGGACGGCTTCGAGTCGAACGAAGGCGTCATCATCATCGCCGCGACCAACCGTCCGGACGTGCTCGACCCGGCCATTCTGCGACCCGGTCGTTTCGATCGTCGCATCATCGTGCCCCGTCCCGACGTTCGTGGGCGCGAAGGCATTCTCGGCGTGCATACCAAGAAGGTGCCCCTCTCCACGGACGTGGACCTGGCCATCCTGGCCGCCGGGACGCCCGGGTTTGTCGGTGCAGATTTGGAGAACCTGGTGAACGAAGCCGCACTCCTCGCCGCGCGTCAGGACAAGGACGCCGTGGGGATGATCGACTTCGAACTCGCCAAGGACAAGGTGCTGATGGGCAGTGAGCGCCGCAGCATGGTGATGAGCGAACAGGAACGCCGAACCGCCGCGTGGCACGAGGCGGGACACACCCTCGTCGGCATGATGGTGGAGGGCAACGATGCCGTGCACAAGGTGTCGATCATTCCCCGGGGAGCCGCCCTGGGCGTCACCCAGTTCCTGCCGCAAGAGGATCGCCATCTGATGACGCGAGGCCAGACGCTCGCCCGGATCGCGATGGCTCTCGGCGGTCGCGTGGCCGAGGAGATCGTATTCAACGAGGTCACCACGGGCGCACAGGACGACATCAAGCGCGCAACGCGGCTGGCCCGGTCCATGGTGTGCGAGCTAGGCATGAGCGAAAGGCTCGGGCCCGTCGCCTACGGCGAGAACGAGGAAAGCGTGTTCCTCGGTCGCGAATTTGCTTCGCGCCGCGAGGACTACTCCGAGGCGACGGCGCGAGAGATCGACCAGGAGGTGCGCGCCATCATCGACAAGCAGTACCAGGTGGCACAGCAGGTCATCAATGAGCACCGCTCCCAGCTGGACCGCCTGGCCGAAGCATTGTTGGAGCGAGAGACCTTGGACTCGGCCGAGATCCGGGCCTCGGTGGATGGCCGCGAGCTACCTGCGAAGGAAAAGGTCGTGATCCCGACTTGGGCGGACAAGCGCGCTCAGCAGCAAAAAGAGAAGAAGCGCCCAGCCAGCATCTTCGGCGCTCCCAAGCCAGCTACCGGGTGA
- the tilS gene encoding tRNA lysidine(34) synthetase TilS, whose protein sequence is MSRSHPPTLITLVKRALPRAGRGATIVAAVSGGPDSQALLHALALLRERFELRLFARSVDHGLRPEAREEIALARALARQLDVPHSVGRLTVAAGGNLMARARTARYEDLESERYRRKADFIATAHHADDRAETVLLRLLRGASVQGLGVLPVVSGCLLRPMIRARRHDVEAHLRRHHLAFARDPSNQDRRFLRVRVRHELMPLLLELSPAIVGHLNALADSAIEPAPRILDEGGIPLTLSRPHRQALAALLDQRSPRGRVLLPGGRVARWAGSGIVVESRQGAAKPRKSD, encoded by the coding sequence ATGTCGCGCTCCCATCCGCCGACGTTGATCACGCTCGTGAAGCGCGCGCTGCCACGCGCGGGTCGCGGAGCCACCATCGTCGCAGCCGTCAGCGGAGGGCCGGACTCCCAGGCGCTGCTACATGCGCTCGCGCTGCTTCGAGAGCGCTTTGAGCTGCGCCTGTTTGCGCGCAGCGTCGACCATGGTTTGCGTCCAGAAGCCAGGGAGGAGATCGCACTGGCTCGCGCCCTCGCGCGTCAGCTCGACGTGCCGCACAGTGTTGGACGCTTGACGGTCGCCGCGGGGGGGAACTTGATGGCACGGGCGCGCACGGCCCGCTACGAAGACCTGGAGTCCGAGCGCTACCGCCGCAAAGCCGACTTCATCGCGACGGCTCATCATGCGGACGATCGCGCCGAGACGGTGCTCTTGCGCTTGCTGCGTGGCGCGTCGGTGCAAGGGCTCGGGGTGCTTCCCGTCGTTTCCGGCTGCCTGCTGCGTCCGATGATTCGCGCGCGCCGCCACGACGTCGAGGCCCATTTGCGGCGCCATCATCTGGCGTTCGCGCGCGACCCCAGCAACCAGGATCGGCGCTTCTTGCGTGTGAGGGTGCGCCACGAGCTCATGCCCCTGCTGCTCGAGCTTTCGCCGGCCATCGTGGGGCACCTGAATGCGCTCGCAGACTCCGCGATCGAGCCGGCTCCCAGGATTCTAGACGAGGGCGGAATTCCGCTGACGCTATCCCGCCCGCACCGCCAGGCGCTGGCTGCTCTGCTGGATCAGCGCTCTCCGCGCGGCAGAGTCCTGCTTCCCGGCGGCCGCGTGGCGCGCTGGGCGGGCTCCGGAATCGTCGTGGAGTCCCGCCAAGGGGCTGCCAAGCCAAGGAAAAGTGATTAA